TCCAATCGGCCCCTTTGACCAGAATGTCGGGGACCAGAGCGCTGATCGTTTCATACGGAGTTTCCTGGCCGAAGATGCATACGGCGTCCACGGCCTTCAACTGAGACACGAGATATGCGCGGTCCTCTTCGCCGACGACGGGACGGCGCGGTCCCTTGATTTTTTTGACCGACGCGTCGCTGTTGACCCCGACGATCAGCGCATCGCCGAGAGAACGCGAAGCGGCGAGATACTCGACATGGCCGCGGTGCAAAATATCGAAGACCCCGTTCGTAAAGACGACCTTCTTCCCCTCCTTTTTCCAACGAAGACGAACGTCGATCAATTCAGCGAGTGAGAAGACTGTTCCCATGGCAATTTCGAAAAATCTATTCGAACGTTAAGACTGGAAGGAAAGAACTCTTGCGAGCAGCGCATCAGGAAGTATTGGGACGATGCCGACCTCGCCGCACACGACGCCGCCGGCAAAATTGGCAAGGCTTGCCGATTCGTAGATTGACGCGCCCGACGCCATCGCCATCGTGAGCGTGGCGATCACCGTATCGCCGGCGCCGGAGACGTCGGCGACATGCTGCGCCCGCGTCGGCAAATGGAGCAGGGAGCCCTTATCATCCAGCAAACTCATCCCTTGTTCTCCGCGCGTGATCAGGATATTTTCTGCATTCAATTTTTCCTTCAACGCGCCGATGGCTTCGCGAAGGCTCTCGTCGGTGGCCAACTTCATGCCCAGCGCTTCCTCGACCTCTTTTCTGTTCGGCTTAAACACCGAGGCATTTTTGTATTCGAAGAAGTTTTGGAACTTGGGGTCGACGGTGACAATTTTCCTCTGACCGCGCGCCATCTCAATGATGTGATGGATCAAGGAGGCGGTGATGACCCCTTTGTTGTAGTCTTCGAGGATGATGCCGTCCAAGCTGGCAATGCTGTTCCGCAGAATCGAGAGGATCTGCTCCTGCACCGACGGGGAAATATCCCGTTTTTGTTCGTTATCGATCCTGACGACATGCTGGCCATGAGCAATGACGCGTGTTTTCACCGTCGTAGGCCGTGAAGGATCTTTTACGATCCCGCTTATTGGACAATTCTGCCCGGCGAGAAGTTTTGTCAGCAAATCGCCGTCGGCATCATCGCCGACAACGCCGACGAGGACCGGCTCCCCCCCCAGGGATTTGATATTATTGGCCACATTGGCGGCCCCGCCAAGCCGTTCGGTTTCCTTCTCCACCTCCACGATAGGAACCGGAGCCTCGGGGGAAATCCGGCCGACGGATCCCCAGAGATACTTGTCCACCATGACATCGCCGATAACGGCAATGCGCTTGTTTTTGAATTTTGAAAGAAGCTCTTTAAGCCGCGTTTCGGAAAACGTGACCACGTTGACTTTTACGTAAGTAATTGAAACAGTTATAGATAGCGAAATATAGCACTTTGGTGGGCGACAATCAATAAAAAAGGCTGCCTCGGAGGTCCGAAGCAGCCTTTTTTGGCCAGTGTACGCTGAATCCGATCTTACTTCATCATTAACATCTTCTTCGTCACGATGTAATTTGGCGCTCCGTTGGATTGGGCAACCAGTCTGTAGAAGTAAATGCCGCTCGAGACTGTTGCACCGTGATTGTTCGTTCCGTTCCACGTCACTTTGTAATGGCCGGAGACGATGTCGCCGCTGACGAGGGTCTTGACAAGTTCGCCAAGAATATTGTAGACGTTCAACTGAATCGTCGCAGAACGCGGAACAGAGAACTCGATGTTCGTCGACGGGTTGAACGGGTTCGGATAGTTCTGGCTGATCTCGTACGACGTCGGAGTCTTTTGGCTCACAACCTCAACGCCGGTCGGATAGAATCCGAGGGCCTTTTGCAGAAGGGCGACGGCGTACTTCGCATTGTGGACGCCCATGCTGCCGTCGTTCGTTACAAACGAATAGGTGTAAATACCCTGAACGAGATCGGGCCGGTTCTTTACCTTAAGGCTGTCCTTGATCGCCAGGGTCGGCTCGCCTGTCAGGCTGTCGATTGGCAGTCTGGCTTTGAGAAGAGCCAGGAGGCCGGCGACTTCGGTCTGCACGCCTTCGATTTTTCCGTTGCGGTCGTAGTCGTAGCTCGCTTTGACGTCGTCAAACGATTGG
Above is a genomic segment from Bacteroidota bacterium containing:
- the rfaE2 gene encoding D-glycero-beta-D-manno-heptose 1-phosphate adenylyltransferase, with translation MGTVFSLAELIDVRLRWKKEGKKVVFTNGVFDILHRGHVEYLAASRSLGDALIVGVNSDASVKKIKGPRRPVVGEEDRAYLVSQLKAVDAVCIFGQETPYETISALVPDILVKGADWKIDDVVGKDVVERSGGKVLTIPFIPDRSTTLVIERIKELYSVSGKTT
- the rfaE1 gene encoding D-glycero-beta-D-manno-heptose-7-phosphate kinase, which translates into the protein MVTFSETRLKELLSKFKNKRIAVIGDVMVDKYLWGSVGRISPEAPVPIVEVEKETERLGGAANVANNIKSLGGEPVLVGVVGDDADGDLLTKLLAGQNCPISGIVKDPSRPTTVKTRVIAHGQHVVRIDNEQKRDISPSVQEQILSILRNSIASLDGIILEDYNKGVITASLIHHIIEMARGQRKIVTVDPKFQNFFEYKNASVFKPNRKEVEEALGMKLATDESLREAIGALKEKLNAENILITRGEQGMSLLDDKGSLLHLPTRAQHVADVSGAGDTVIATLTMAMASGASIYESASLANFAGGVVCGEVGIVPILPDALLARVLSFQS